The DNA region TCGGCCAGCGACATGAAGCCCGCCGCGGGAACGCACGCGAACGAGCCGATCAGATAGGCCACGAAGATCGTCGTGCCCTGCTCGGGGTCCTCGCCCCGCGCCAGCTGCACGATGCCGACGACCAGCTGGACCAGCGTCAGCAGGGTGACCACACCCATGCCGATGAAGTGCCAGTCCTTCGTCGGCTGGTCCCGGTAGGCGGCGAAACCGCACCAGGCCGCGAGCGCGAGCGCGGCCACGGAGGTCGCGACGGTCAGGGCAACAAGCATGCCGAGACCCTATTACGGGCCAAAAGACCCGGTGTCCTCGGCCCCGGGGGCCCAGGATCCGGCGGTGGCCTCCCGCGTAGGGTCGCGGCCATGAAGATCCAGGCTGACGCCCTCCTGTTCGACAACGACGGCACCCTCATCTCCTCGATGGAGTCCGTCCGCCGCTGCTGGACGCGGTGGGCGGGGGAGTACGGCATCACCGCGGAGGACTTCGCCCGGGTCGAGCTGCACGGCCGCCCGGCCGTCGAGATCGTCGCCGACCTGCTGCCGGCCGAGCGGGTCGCCGAGGCCGTGGCCCGGATCGAGGAGCTGGAGGTGTCCGACGTCGCGGGCGGCGTGCTCGCGCTGCCCGGCACCCTCGACCTGCTCGCCGCGCTACCGCCCGAGCGGTGGGCCGTCGTCACCTCCGCGACCCGCCGCCTGGCCGAGGCCCGGCTCGCCGAGGTCGGCATCGGCCCCAAGACGCTGATAGCCGCCGACGACATCACCCGCGGCAAGCCCGACCCCGAGCCCTTCCTGCTCGCGGCCCGGGTGCTCGGCGTGGACCCGGCCCGCTGCGTGGTCTTCGAGGACGCCCCCGCGGGTCTCACCGCGGGCCGGGCCGCGGGGATGACCACCGTGGCGTTGACCACAACGCACCAGGTGGCGGAGCTGTCCGCCGATGTCGTCGTCAAGGATCTGTCGGCGGTGTCCGCGCAGGCCACAGCGGGCGGCGTGGAGATCGTCACCGGTGCCTGAACGGGATCGGGGACACGACCGGGTGTCTCTCCTGTCGACCCATGTCTGTCCGCTATTCGGACAGCGGTGGCGGGGCGCGCCCGCACGCGTGTTTTACTGGTCCGCATGACCACGACGAGCAGCCGCACCCTTGCGACCGAGGCGATCACGACGCCCGGTGCTCGTTGTATGTGTCGAATGTGCGCCTTCTGAGGGCCCCCGCACCACTGAGAGCCTCGCGCCCCGAAGCGAAGCCGCTGTGCCGCGCCACCACGCCACGTACGTACTCCGAGGAGTCACGCACACCGGCAGGGCGCGAGCCGGCCCCGCGCACACGTCCTCCGGTTCCACCGCCACCGCGAGAACCGTGCCGCGTTCCGAACGAATGCCCCGTGCCCGGCGTCACCGCGCCGCGCACTCGACAGTGACGGAAACCCAGTGATCACCACTTCCGGCCTGACCAAGGTCTACCGCTCACGCGGTCGTGAAGTAACCGCCATCGACGGAGTCGATCTCCATGTGCGCGAAGGCGAGGTGTACGGCGTCATCGGCCAGTCCGGTGCCGGCAAATCCTCGTTGATCCGCTGCGTGAACCTCCTGGAGCGCCCCACCTCCGGCACCGTGACCGTGGACGGCCAGGACCTCACCGCGCTCGCGGGCCGCGGCCCGCGAGCCGGCCGGGAGCTGCGCGCCGCCCGCAACCGCATCGGCATGGTCTTCCAGCACTTCAACCTGCTGTCCTCGCGCACCGTCCAGGCGAACATCGAGCTGCCGCTCGAAATCCTCGGCCTGTCCGGCAAGGAGCGCTCCCGCAAGGCGCTCGAACTCCTGGACCTGGTCGGCCTCGCCGACAAGGCCAAGGCCTACCCGGCGCAGCTCTCCGGCGGCCAGAAGCAGCGCGTCGGCATCGCCCGCGCCCTGGCCGGAGAGCCGAAGGTGCTCCTCTCCGACGAGGCCACCAGCGCCCTCGACCCGGAGACCACCCGCTCCATCCTCCAGCTCCTGCGCGACCTCAACCAGCAGCTCGGCCTGACCGTCCTGCTGATCACGCACGAGATGGAGGTCGTGAAGACGGTCTGCGACTCGGCCGCCCTGATGGAGCGCGGCCGCATCGTCGAGTCCGGCACCGTCACCGAACTCCTCGGCACCCCCGGCTCCCAGCTCGCCGCCGCGCTCTTCCCCGTCAGCGGCGACGCCACCGGCGCCGACCGCACCGTCGTCGACGTGACCTTCCACGGCGAGGCCGCCACCCAGCCGGTCATCTCCCAGCTGTCGCGCACGTACAACATCGACATCTCGATCCTCGGCGCCGCGATGGACACCGTCGCGGGCAAGCAGGTCGGCCGGATGCGCATCGAGCTGCCGGGCCGCTTCGAGGAGAACGTCGTCCCGATCGGCTTCCTGCGCGAGCGGGGCCTCCAGGTCGACGTCGCCGACGCGCCCGCCGCCCTCCCGGCGGTGAGCGGGTCCGCGACCGCCGCCACGCTGGTCAAGGAAGGTGCCAAGTGACCTGGTCGGAGATGCAGCCCCTGCTGGAGCAGGCCTGTTGGGACACCCTCTACATGGTCGGCTGGTCGGCTCTCATCGCCGTCGCCGTCGGTCTGCCGCTCGGCATCCTGCTGGTCCTGACCGACCGCGGCGGGCTGCTGCAGAACACGATCCTGAACAAGGTGATCGGGCAGGTCGTCAACATCGGCCGCTCGATGCCGTTCATCATCCTCATGGTCGCCCTGATGGGCTTCACGCGCTCCATCGTCGGCACCTCCATCGGCCGTGACGCCGCGATCGTGCCGCTCGCGATCAGCGCCATCCCGTTCTTCGCGCGCCTGGTCGAGACGGCCGTCCGCGAGGTCGACCACGGCCTGGTCGAGGCCGTGCAGTCGATGGGCGGCAACACCTGGACCGTGGTCCGCAAGGTCCTCGTGCCCGAGTCGCTGCCGTCGCTGATCTCCAGCGCCACCACGACCGTCGTCGCCCTCATCGGCTACTCGGCGATCACCGGCACCGTCGGCGCGGGCGGCCTCGGCGACCTCGCGGTCCGCTACGGCTACCAGCGCTTCGAGACCGAACTGATGTGGATCACCGTCGGCGTCCTCGCCGTGGTCATCTCGATCATCCAGTTCGTCGGCGACTACGCCGCCCGCAGCCTGCACCGGCGCGGCGGCCGCTCGGGGGCCGCGCCGCGGCTGAAGTTCCTGCGCGCCAAGGCGCCCGCCGCCACGACGGCCACCGGGCCGGTCGTCGCGGACGCCGAGCCCGAGGCCGACCGCGAGCCGGTCAAGGTCTCCTGACCCCGCCCGACCGCTCGGCCCTCCGCGTTCACCCAGCACCACC from Streptomyces flavofungini includes:
- a CDS encoding HAD family hydrolase — its product is MKIQADALLFDNDGTLISSMESVRRCWTRWAGEYGITAEDFARVELHGRPAVEIVADLLPAERVAEAVARIEELEVSDVAGGVLALPGTLDLLAALPPERWAVVTSATRRLAEARLAEVGIGPKTLIAADDITRGKPDPEPFLLAARVLGVDPARCVVFEDAPAGLTAGRAAGMTTVALTTTHQVAELSADVVVKDLSAVSAQATAGGVEIVTGA
- a CDS encoding methionine ABC transporter permease gives rise to the protein MTWSEMQPLLEQACWDTLYMVGWSALIAVAVGLPLGILLVLTDRGGLLQNTILNKVIGQVVNIGRSMPFIILMVALMGFTRSIVGTSIGRDAAIVPLAISAIPFFARLVETAVREVDHGLVEAVQSMGGNTWTVVRKVLVPESLPSLISSATTTVVALIGYSAITGTVGAGGLGDLAVRYGYQRFETELMWITVGVLAVVISIIQFVGDYAARSLHRRGGRSGAAPRLKFLRAKAPAATTATGPVVADAEPEADREPVKVS
- a CDS encoding methionine ABC transporter ATP-binding protein, whose product is MITTSGLTKVYRSRGREVTAIDGVDLHVREGEVYGVIGQSGAGKSSLIRCVNLLERPTSGTVTVDGQDLTALAGRGPRAGRELRAARNRIGMVFQHFNLLSSRTVQANIELPLEILGLSGKERSRKALELLDLVGLADKAKAYPAQLSGGQKQRVGIARALAGEPKVLLSDEATSALDPETTRSILQLLRDLNQQLGLTVLLITHEMEVVKTVCDSAALMERGRIVESGTVTELLGTPGSQLAAALFPVSGDATGADRTVVDVTFHGEAATQPVISQLSRTYNIDISILGAAMDTVAGKQVGRMRIELPGRFEENVVPIGFLRERGLQVDVADAPAALPAVSGSATAATLVKEGAK